The following proteins are encoded in a genomic region of Stutzerimonas balearica DSM 6083:
- the bamA gene encoding outer membrane protein assembly factor BamA: MKRLLLPAVISALMIAEVHAESFTISDIRVNGLQRVSAGSVFGALPLNVGEPADDQRLVEATRALFRTGFFQDIQLGREGNVLVISVVERPSISAIEIEGNKAIKTEDLLAGLQQSGLAEGEIFQRATLEGVRNELQRQYVAQGRYSASIETDVVNQPRNRVALKIKINEGSVAAIKHINVVGNTVFSDEELTDLFELKTTNWLSFFRNDDKYAREKLSGDLERLRSYYLDRGYINMDITSTQVSITPDKKDVYVTVNIAEGERYTVRDVKLSGDLKVPREEVEALLLAKQGQVFSRKVMTTTSELITRRLGNEGYTFANVNGVPEPHDEDNTVSITFVVDPGNRAYVNRINFRGNTKTEDEVLRREMRQMEGGWASTYLIDQSKTRLERLGFFKEVNVETPQVPGTEDQIDVNYSVEEQPSGSIMASVGFAQNAGLILGGSISQNNFLGTGNRVSLGLNRSEYQTRYNFGFVDPYWTEDGVSLGYNAFYRTTDYDELDYDVSSYSVDSLGGGVNIGYPISETARLSFGLSVQQDSIDTGLYTVDEIFDFMEKEGDSFLNFKGSAGWSESTLNRGVLATRGHSQSLVFETTIPGSDLSFYKLDYNGQLFVPMTKDYTLRMHTRLGYGDAYGSTERLPFYEHYYAGGFNSVRGFEDSSLGPRSTPSDGTRPGTVKDPDQDPLPFGGNVLVQGGLEVLFPMPFVKDQRSLRTSLFWDVGNVFDTNCPSGSNNCSDIDIGDMASSVGVGLTWITAMGPLSFSLAMPVVEPDDADTQVFQFSLGQTF, encoded by the coding sequence ATGAAACGTCTGCTGCTTCCCGCGGTGATCTCCGCTTTGATGATCGCCGAAGTCCACGCTGAGTCCTTCACCATTTCCGATATCCGGGTCAACGGCCTCCAGCGGGTCTCTGCAGGCAGCGTGTTCGGTGCTCTGCCGCTCAATGTGGGCGAGCCGGCTGATGACCAGCGCCTGGTAGAGGCCACGCGGGCCTTGTTCCGTACCGGTTTCTTCCAGGATATCCAGCTCGGCCGCGAAGGCAACGTGCTGGTGATCAGTGTCGTGGAGCGACCGTCCATTTCGGCCATCGAAATCGAGGGCAACAAGGCGATCAAAACCGAGGATCTGCTGGCGGGTCTCCAGCAGTCGGGCTTGGCCGAAGGCGAGATTTTCCAGCGCGCAACGCTCGAGGGCGTACGTAACGAGCTGCAGCGCCAGTACGTCGCGCAGGGGCGTTACTCGGCCAGCATCGAAACCGACGTCGTCAACCAGCCTCGAAATCGCGTAGCACTGAAGATCAAGATCAATGAAGGCTCGGTCGCCGCGATCAAGCACATCAATGTGGTCGGCAATACGGTGTTCTCCGATGAAGAGCTGACCGATCTGTTCGAACTGAAGACGACCAATTGGCTGTCGTTCTTCCGTAATGACGACAAGTACGCTCGCGAAAAGCTGTCCGGCGACCTCGAGCGGCTGCGGTCCTATTATCTGGACCGTGGCTACATCAACATGGACATCACCTCGACCCAGGTGTCGATTACCCCGGATAAGAAGGATGTCTATGTCACGGTTAACATCGCCGAAGGCGAGCGTTACACCGTTCGCGACGTGAAACTCAGCGGCGACCTCAAGGTGCCGCGTGAAGAGGTCGAAGCTCTACTGCTGGCCAAGCAAGGCCAGGTTTTCTCGCGCAAGGTGATGACCACGACATCCGAGCTGATCACGCGCCGGCTCGGTAACGAGGGCTACACGTTCGCCAACGTCAACGGCGTACCGGAGCCGCACGACGAGGACAACACCGTCTCCATCACGTTCGTCGTCGACCCGGGCAACCGTGCCTACGTCAACCGCATCAACTTCCGTGGCAACACCAAGACCGAGGACGAGGTGCTGCGTCGCGAGATGCGCCAGATGGAAGGTGGCTGGGCGTCGACCTACCTGATCGACCAGTCCAAGACCCGTCTGGAACGGCTGGGCTTCTTTAAGGAAGTGAACGTCGAGACACCGCAGGTGCCGGGAACCGAGGACCAGATCGACGTGAACTACAGCGTCGAGGAGCAGCCTTCGGGCTCGATCATGGCCAGCGTCGGTTTCGCGCAGAATGCCGGCCTGATTCTCGGTGGCTCGATCAGCCAGAACAACTTCCTCGGCACCGGTAACCGCGTGAGCCTGGGGTTGAATCGCAGCGAGTACCAGACGCGCTACAACTTCGGCTTCGTCGATCCCTACTGGACCGAGGATGGCGTCAGTCTCGGCTACAACGCGTTCTACCGGACGACCGACTACGACGAGCTCGATTACGACGTGTCCAGCTACTCGGTGGATAGCTTGGGTGGGGGTGTCAACATCGGTTATCCGATCAGCGAGACGGCGCGCCTCTCCTTCGGCCTGTCCGTTCAGCAGGACAGCATCGATACCGGTCTCTATACGGTCGACGAAATCTTCGATTTCATGGAGAAGGAAGGCGACAGCTTCCTCAACTTCAAGGGCTCGGCCGGCTGGTCCGAATCGACGCTGAACCGCGGCGTACTGGCTACTCGCGGTCATTCGCAGAGTCTGGTCTTCGAAACCACCATTCCCGGTAGCGACCTTTCGTTCTACAAGCTCGACTACAACGGCCAGCTGTTCGTGCCGATGACGAAGGATTACACGCTGCGCATGCATACCCGACTGGGCTACGGTGATGCCTATGGCTCGACCGAGCGCCTGCCGTTCTACGAGCATTACTACGCTGGCGGCTTCAACTCGGTACGCGGCTTCGAAGACAGCAGCCTCGGGCCGCGCAGTACACCAAGCGACGGTACGCGCCCGGGAACGGTGAAGGATCCGGATCAGGATCCGCTGCCGTTCGGTGGCAACGTGCTGGTGCAGGGCGGTCTCGAGGTGTTGTTCCCGATGCCTTTCGTCAAGGACCAGCGCTCGCTGCGGACCTCCCTGTTCTGGGATGTGGGTAATGTGTTCGATACCAACTGCCCGTCGGGTTCGAACAATTGCAGCGACATCGATATCGGTGACATGGCCAGTTCGGTAGGTGTGGGCCTGACATGGATTACCGCGATGGGCCCGTTGAGCTTCAGTCTGGCGATGCCCGTCGTGGAGCCGGATGACGCCGATACCCAGGTGTTCCAGTTCTCCCTGGGGCAGACGTTCTAA
- the rseP gene encoding RIP metalloprotease RseP: MSALYMIAGTLIALGVLVTFHEFGHFWVARRCGVKVLRFSVGFGSPLLRWHDRHGTEFVVAAIPLGGYVKMLDEREGEVPDELLGQAFNRKSVRQRFAIVAAGPIANFLLALLFFWLLAMLGSQQLRPVVGSVAPGSLAVQAGIGPDQELIAIDGKAVSGWGDVNLQLVRRLGESGSLEMVVRDLGDSLERKVEVPLREWLKGAEEPDPLAALGIRPWRPRIAPIIAQLDPEGPAQAAGLKLGDRLLAVEGRSLDDWQDVIDAVRPLAGETVTLSVERDGRTQDLSVTLAARGEGQARRGYLGAGVEGGEWPANMLREVSHGPLEAVVESLRRTGTMTLLTLDSLKKMLFGELSVKNLSGPITIAKVAGASAQSGVGDFLNFLAYLSISLGVLNLLPIPVLDGGHLLFYAIEWLRGRPLSERVQGWGVQIGISLVVGVMLLALVNDLGRL, from the coding sequence ATGAGCGCGCTTTACATGATTGCCGGTACCCTGATAGCACTCGGGGTGCTGGTCACGTTTCACGAGTTCGGTCATTTCTGGGTCGCCAGGCGCTGCGGTGTAAAGGTGTTGCGCTTCTCGGTCGGTTTTGGTTCGCCACTCCTGCGTTGGCATGACCGGCATGGTACCGAGTTCGTCGTGGCTGCCATTCCGCTCGGTGGCTATGTGAAGATGCTCGACGAGCGCGAAGGTGAGGTGCCTGACGAACTCTTGGGGCAGGCGTTCAACCGCAAGTCCGTCCGCCAGCGCTTTGCCATCGTAGCCGCTGGCCCTATCGCGAATTTCCTTCTGGCTCTGCTGTTCTTCTGGTTGTTGGCGATGCTGGGCAGTCAGCAGTTGCGTCCGGTGGTCGGTAGCGTAGCGCCCGGTAGCCTGGCCGTGCAGGCTGGCATTGGGCCGGATCAGGAGCTGATCGCTATCGATGGCAAGGCGGTTTCGGGCTGGGGCGATGTGAATCTGCAGCTGGTGCGCCGCCTCGGCGAGTCCGGCTCGTTGGAGATGGTGGTTCGCGATCTCGGCGACTCGCTCGAGCGCAAGGTCGAGGTTCCCCTGCGGGAATGGCTCAAGGGGGCAGAAGAGCCCGATCCGCTGGCTGCACTCGGGATCCGGCCCTGGCGCCCTCGCATTGCGCCGATCATTGCGCAGCTCGATCCGGAGGGGCCGGCTCAGGCGGCTGGTCTGAAGCTCGGTGACCGATTGCTGGCTGTTGAAGGGCGCTCCCTGGATGACTGGCAGGATGTCATCGATGCCGTTCGTCCCCTGGCGGGCGAAACCGTGACCCTGTCGGTCGAGCGCGATGGTCGGACGCAGGATCTGTCGGTCACCTTGGCCGCAAGGGGTGAAGGCCAGGCGCGCAGAGGCTATCTGGGCGCAGGCGTCGAAGGCGGTGAGTGGCCGGCTAACATGCTGCGCGAAGTAAGCCATGGGCCGCTCGAGGCGGTCGTCGAGAGCCTGCGCCGAACCGGCACGATGACGCTGCTGACGCTTGATTCGCTGAAGAAAATGCTCTTCGGCGAGCTGTCGGTAAAAAACTTGAGCGGCCCGATAACGATTGCTAAAGTGGCCGGCGCTTCTGCCCAGTCCGGTGTCGGGGATTTCCTCAATTTTCTCGCCTATCTGAGCATAAGCCTGGGGGTTCTCAATCTGCTGCCAATCCCGGTGCTTGATGGCGGGCACCTGCTTTTTTACGCCATCGAATGGCTTCGCGGCCGACCGTTGTCCGAAAGAGTGCAGGGATGGGGTGTTCAGATCGGCATCAGTCTGGTCGTCGGGGTGATGCTGCTTGCGCTGGTCAATGACCTGGGCCGCCTGTAA
- the lpxD gene encoding UDP-3-O-(3-hydroxymyristoyl)glucosamine N-acyltransferase, with translation MSCHEYSLGQLAELLGGSVRGDAQRVITGLATLQDAGPGQLSFLANSQYRKYLAETRAAAVLLTSEEAERYQGAALIVSNPYLAYAQLSHLFETRPASVPGVHPSAVIAASAQVHPSARIGAYVVIEAGACIEADVEIGAQCFIGARSRIGEGGRLAPRVTLYHDVVIGKRVVIQSGAVIGGEGFGFANEKGSWQKIAQIGGVLIGDDVEIGSNTTIDRGALADTLIGNGVKLDNQIMIAHNVQIGDNTAMAGCVGISGSTKIGRNCMIAGGVGMVGHIEVCDNVFVTGMTMVTRSISEPGSYSSGTAMQPAAEWRKSAARIRQLDDMARRLQQLEKQLAAVTSGGDSSSDA, from the coding sequence ATGTCCTGCCACGAATACTCGCTCGGCCAACTGGCCGAGTTGCTGGGCGGCTCGGTGCGCGGCGATGCCCAGCGAGTCATCACCGGCCTTGCGACACTTCAGGATGCCGGGCCAGGCCAGCTGAGCTTTCTCGCGAACAGCCAGTACCGCAAGTACCTCGCCGAGACGCGGGCGGCCGCCGTGCTGCTCACGTCGGAAGAGGCCGAGCGGTATCAGGGAGCTGCGCTTATCGTCAGCAACCCCTACCTGGCCTACGCACAGCTTTCGCATCTGTTCGAAACCCGTCCTGCCAGCGTCCCGGGCGTCCACCCCTCCGCGGTGATCGCCGCCAGCGCGCAGGTTCACCCCTCGGCGCGCATCGGCGCTTACGTGGTCATCGAGGCCGGCGCCTGCATCGAGGCGGATGTCGAAATCGGGGCGCAGTGCTTTATCGGTGCGCGTAGTCGGATCGGCGAAGGCGGACGGCTCGCGCCACGGGTCACGCTGTATCACGACGTCGTCATCGGCAAGCGCGTGGTGATTCAATCCGGTGCAGTAATCGGTGGCGAAGGCTTCGGCTTTGCCAACGAAAAGGGCAGTTGGCAAAAGATCGCGCAGATCGGTGGAGTCCTTATCGGCGACGACGTCGAGATCGGCTCGAATACCACCATCGACCGAGGAGCATTGGCAGACACGCTCATCGGCAATGGCGTCAAGCTCGATAACCAGATCATGATCGCGCACAACGTACAGATCGGTGACAACACCGCCATGGCTGGTTGCGTGGGCATCTCGGGCAGTACCAAGATCGGGCGTAACTGCATGATCGCAGGCGGCGTTGGCATGGTCGGTCACATCGAAGTGTGCGACAACGTGTTCGTCACCGGGATGACCATGGTGACCCGCTCGATCTCCGAGCCAGGCAGCTATTCGTCCGGCACGGCGATGCAGCCGGCGGCTGAATGGAGAAAGAGCGCGGCACGGATCAGGCAGCTCGACGATATGGCGCGACGCCTGCAACAGCTGGAAAAACAGCTCGCGGCCGTGACCTCGGGCGGCGATTCGTCTTCTGATGCCTGA
- the fabZ gene encoding 3-hydroxyacyl-ACP dehydratase FabZ, which produces MMDINDIREYLPHRYPFLLVDRVVELDTEAKRIRAYKNVTINEPFFTGHFPQHPIMPGVLIIEAMAQAAGILGFKMMDVKPSDGTLYYFVGSDKLRFRQPVLPGDQLILEAKYLSVKRGIWKFECEASVDGKAVCSAEIICAERKL; this is translated from the coding sequence ATGATGGATATCAACGACATTCGCGAATACCTGCCGCACCGCTACCCCTTCCTGCTGGTGGACCGGGTGGTCGAGCTGGACACGGAGGCCAAGCGCATTCGCGCATACAAGAACGTGACCATCAACGAGCCGTTCTTCACTGGGCATTTCCCCCAGCATCCGATCATGCCCGGTGTACTGATCATCGAGGCGATGGCGCAGGCAGCGGGTATCCTCGGCTTCAAGATGATGGATGTGAAGCCCTCCGACGGCACGCTCTACTATTTTGTCGGTTCGGACAAGCTGCGCTTCCGCCAGCCAGTCCTGCCGGGCGATCAGCTGATCCTGGAAGCCAAATACCTCAGCGTTAAGCGCGGCATCTGGAAGTTCGAGTGCGAAGCCAGTGTCGACGGTAAAGCGGTCTGCTCGGCCGAAATCATCTGTGCGGAACGCAAACTATGA
- the frr gene encoding ribosome recycling factor, with translation MINEIKQDAQERMKKSLESLEHAFAKIRTGRAHPSILDGVMVSYYGADTPLRQVANVVAEDSRTLALTVFDKSMIQAVEKAIMTSDLGLNPATAGTTIRVPMPALTEETRKGYTRQARAEAENARVAVRNIRRDALAQLKDLVKEKEISEDEERRGQDDVQKLTDKFVADIDKALEAKEADLMAV, from the coding sequence ATGATCAACGAGATCAAGCAAGACGCGCAGGAGCGCATGAAGAAGTCCCTCGAGTCGCTGGAACACGCTTTCGCAAAGATTCGTACCGGGCGTGCTCATCCCAGCATCCTCGACGGTGTCATGGTGTCCTATTACGGCGCTGACACCCCGTTGCGCCAGGTGGCCAACGTGGTGGCCGAAGACTCGCGCACGCTTGCGCTGACCGTGTTCGACAAGAGCATGATCCAGGCGGTGGAAAAGGCGATCATGACTTCCGATCTGGGGCTCAACCCGGCAACTGCCGGCACGACCATTCGCGTGCCGATGCCGGCCCTGACCGAGGAAACCCGCAAGGGTTATACGCGCCAGGCGCGTGCCGAGGCGGAAAATGCTCGCGTGGCGGTGCGCAATATCCGTCGCGACGCACTGGCCCAGCTCAAGGACCTGGTCAAGGAAAAGGAAATCAGCGAGGACGAGGAACGCCGTGGCCAGGACGATGTTCAGAAACTTACCGACAAGTTCGTTGCCGACATCGACAAGGCGCTAGAGGCGAAGGAAGCGGACCTCATGGCAGTCTGA
- the uppS gene encoding polyprenyl diphosphate synthase, protein MENGKQIARGAVPRHVAIIMDGNNRWAKRRLLPGVAGHKAGVDAVRAVIEVCAESGVEVLTLFAFSSENWQRPADEVGALMELFLSALRREARKLDDNGIRLRIIGDRSRFHPELQAAMRDAEETTAHNRRFILQVAANYGGQWDILQATQRLAREAQAGRLNPDEITPALFEGYLATGELPPPDLCIRTGGEQRISNFLLWQLAYAELYFSDLFWPDFKRQAMRKALADFASRQRRFGKTSEQVEREAKVEC, encoded by the coding sequence ATGGAAAACGGCAAACAGATCGCGCGGGGGGCCGTCCCCCGCCACGTCGCGATCATCATGGACGGAAACAATCGCTGGGCCAAACGCCGGCTGTTGCCTGGTGTGGCGGGCCACAAGGCGGGTGTCGATGCGGTGCGAGCCGTCATCGAGGTGTGTGCCGAGTCGGGCGTCGAAGTGCTGACGCTGTTCGCCTTTTCCAGTGAGAACTGGCAGCGGCCCGCCGATGAGGTGGGGGCGCTGATGGAGCTGTTCCTTTCTGCGCTACGCCGGGAAGCGCGCAAGCTGGACGATAACGGCATTCGTCTGCGGATCATCGGCGATCGCAGCCGCTTCCATCCGGAGCTGCAGGCGGCGATGCGGGACGCCGAAGAGACCACTGCGCATAATCGGCGCTTCATCCTGCAAGTGGCTGCCAACTACGGTGGTCAATGGGACATCCTGCAGGCCACGCAACGCCTGGCGCGCGAGGCGCAGGCGGGCAGGTTGAATCCGGACGAGATCACACCGGCACTGTTCGAAGGCTATCTGGCGACGGGCGAGCTGCCCCCGCCCGACCTGTGCATTCGCACCGGTGGCGAACAACGCATCAGCAATTTTCTGCTCTGGCAGCTCGCCTATGCGGAGCTGTATTTTTCCGATCTGTTCTGGCCCGACTTCAAGCGGCAGGCGATGCGTAAGGCGCTTGCCGATTTCGCCTCCCGGCAGCGTCGTTTCGGCAAGACCAGCGAGCAGGTGGAGCGCGAGGCCAAGGTCGAATGCTGA
- a CDS encoding OmpH family outer membrane protein — protein MRKLTQMFLVLAALVATPAFAEMKIAVLNYQMALLESDAAKRYAVDAEKKFGPQLSKLKSLESEAKRIQDRLVKDGDKMQQAERERLELEFKQKARDFQFQSKELNEAKAVADRDMLKQLKPKLDKAVEEVLKKGDYDIVLERGAVVDVKPTYDITRQVIERMNQLR, from the coding sequence GTGCGTAAGTTGACCCAGATGTTTCTCGTTCTCGCCGCTCTGGTGGCGACGCCCGCGTTCGCCGAGATGAAGATTGCGGTTCTGAACTACCAGATGGCGCTGCTCGAGTCCGATGCCGCGAAGCGTTACGCCGTCGACGCCGAGAAGAAGTTCGGCCCTCAGTTGAGCAAGCTGAAGAGCCTGGAAAGCGAGGCGAAGCGCATTCAGGACCGCCTGGTCAAGGATGGCGACAAGATGCAACAGGCCGAGCGCGAGCGCCTCGAACTGGAATTCAAGCAGAAGGCGCGTGACTTCCAGTTCCAGTCCAAGGAGCTCAACGAAGCCAAGGCCGTTGCTGACCGCGACATGCTCAAGCAGCTCAAGCCGAAGCTGGACAAGGCTGTCGAGGAGGTCCTCAAGAAGGGTGACTACGACATCGTTCTGGAGCGTGGTGCCGTGGTCGACGTGAAGCCAACGTACGACATCACGCGTCAGGTCATCGAACGTATGAACCAGCTGCGTTGA
- the pyrH gene encoding UMP kinase, translated as MAQQMSARNPRYKRILLKLSGEALMGTEDFGIDPKVLDRMALEVGQLVGIGVEVGLVIGGGNLFRGAALSAAGMDRVTGDHMGMLATVMNGLAMRDALERSNIPALVMSAISMVGVTDHYDRRKAMRHLKSGEVVIFSAGTGNPFFTTDSAACLRAIEIQADVVLKATKVDGVYTADPFKDPNAEKFTELSYDEVLDRKLGVMDLTAICLCRDHNMPLRVFNMNKPGALLNIVLGGAEGTLIEESNE; from the coding sequence ATGGCTCAGCAGATGAGTGCTCGAAATCCTCGCTACAAACGAATCCTGCTCAAACTGAGCGGCGAAGCGCTGATGGGCACGGAGGACTTCGGCATCGATCCCAAAGTGCTGGATCGCATGGCGCTCGAGGTTGGCCAGCTGGTGGGCATTGGCGTGGAAGTGGGCCTGGTGATCGGTGGCGGCAACCTGTTCCGGGGGGCGGCGCTGTCCGCCGCCGGGATGGATCGTGTAACCGGCGACCATATGGGCATGCTTGCCACGGTGATGAACGGCCTGGCGATGCGTGACGCGCTGGAGCGTTCGAACATTCCGGCGCTGGTTATGTCGGCCATCTCGATGGTTGGGGTGACCGATCACTATGACCGACGCAAGGCGATGCGCCATCTCAAGAGCGGTGAGGTTGTGATCTTCTCCGCCGGCACGGGCAACCCGTTCTTCACCACGGACTCGGCGGCCTGCCTGCGGGCGATCGAGATTCAGGCCGACGTGGTGCTCAAGGCGACGAAGGTCGACGGCGTATACACGGCCGATCCTTTCAAGGATCCGAATGCCGAGAAGTTCACCGAGCTCAGCTACGACGAGGTGCTGGACCGCAAGCTTGGGGTTATGGATCTGACGGCCATCTGCCTCTGTCGTGACCACAATATGCCGCTGCGTGTCTTCAACATGAACAAGCCCGGTGCCCTGCTCAATATCGTGCTGGGGGGCGCCGAAGGAACTCTCATCGAGGAATCGAACGAATGA
- the ispC gene encoding 1-deoxy-D-xylulose-5-phosphate reductoisomerase, with translation MTTLKVTVLGATGSIGLSTLDVIARHPERYSVFALTAFSRVAELKALCLRHRPRFAVLADEAQARVLQADLHAAGLATRVLVGCGGLCEVAAHPEVDVVMAAIVGAAGLRPTLSAVQSGKRVLLANKEALVMSGALFMQALQQSEAVLLPIDSEHNAIFQCLPTDYSRGMAAVGVRRILLTASGGPFRKMPAEALVDVTPEQACAHPNWSMGRKISVDSASMMNKGLELIEACWLFNARPSQVEVVVHPQSVIHSMVDYVDGSVLAQLGNPDMRTPIAHALAWPERIDSGVSALDLLRIGQLEFQAPDDARFPCLRLAREAAEAGGTAPAMLNAANEVAVEAFLGRRIRFTEIASIIADVLEQEAVGAAGCLDDVLMADQQARRLAGDWLGRHGR, from the coding sequence GTGACGACCCTCAAGGTCACCGTCTTGGGTGCTACCGGCTCCATTGGCCTAAGCACGCTCGATGTCATTGCCCGTCATCCTGAGCGCTACTCGGTCTTCGCGCTTACGGCCTTCAGCCGGGTTGCTGAACTCAAGGCGCTGTGCCTGCGGCATCGTCCCCGCTTCGCGGTGCTGGCCGATGAGGCCCAGGCCCGAGTGCTGCAGGCCGATCTTCATGCGGCCGGGTTGGCAACGCGCGTGCTCGTCGGTTGCGGCGGGCTATGCGAAGTCGCCGCTCATCCCGAGGTCGATGTAGTCATGGCGGCCATCGTCGGTGCAGCCGGTCTGCGTCCGACGCTATCCGCCGTGCAGTCAGGCAAGCGAGTGCTGCTGGCAAACAAGGAGGCGCTGGTGATGTCTGGCGCACTGTTCATGCAGGCTCTGCAGCAGAGTGAAGCGGTACTGCTGCCGATCGATAGCGAGCACAACGCGATATTCCAGTGCCTGCCGACCGATTACTCGCGAGGGATGGCTGCGGTCGGGGTCCGGCGCATTCTGCTGACCGCCTCCGGCGGGCCATTCCGGAAAATGCCAGCCGAGGCGCTGGTCGATGTGACGCCCGAGCAGGCCTGTGCGCATCCGAACTGGTCGATGGGGCGCAAGATTTCCGTCGACTCGGCGAGCATGATGAATAAAGGGCTCGAGTTGATCGAGGCATGCTGGTTGTTCAATGCGCGTCCGAGTCAGGTCGAGGTCGTTGTTCACCCACAGAGCGTCATCCACTCGATGGTCGACTATGTCGATGGATCGGTGTTGGCGCAGCTTGGCAACCCTGACATGCGCACCCCCATCGCGCATGCCCTTGCCTGGCCCGAGCGCATCGATTCGGGCGTGTCGGCACTCGATCTGCTGCGCATCGGTCAGCTCGAATTCCAGGCACCGGACGATGCGCGCTTTCCCTGCCTGCGTCTGGCTCGAGAGGCAGCCGAGGCCGGCGGTACCGCGCCGGCCATGCTCAATGCCGCGAATGAGGTCGCCGTTGAGGCGTTTCTGGGGCGGCGCATCCGTTTTACCGAGATCGCGAGTATCATCGCCGATGTGTTGGAGCAGGAGGCGGTCGGTGCGGCCGGCTGTCTCGACGATGTGTTGATGGCGGATCAGCAGGCTCGCCGGCTTGCGGGTGACTGGCTGGGCCGCCACGGGCGTTAG
- the lpxA gene encoding acyl-ACP--UDP-N-acetylglucosamine O-acyltransferase → MSLIDPRAIVDPSARLADDVQVGPWSIIGPNVEIGEGTVIASHVVIKGPTRIGRHNRIFQFSSVGEDTPDLKYKGEPTRLVIGDHNVVREGVTIHRGTIQDRHETTIGNHNLIMAYAHIGHDSVIGDHCILVNNTALAGHVHVGDWAILSGYTLVHQFCRIGAHSFSGMGTAIGKDVPAFVTVFGNPAEARSMNFEGMRRRGFSDAAIHALRQAYKVVYRKGLTVEAALGELAEAAEQFPEVAVFRDSIKASTRGITR, encoded by the coding sequence ATGAGTTTGATCGACCCTCGTGCCATCGTCGATCCATCGGCCCGTCTTGCAGATGACGTGCAGGTCGGTCCTTGGTCGATCATCGGGCCGAATGTCGAGATAGGCGAGGGAACGGTGATCGCGTCGCACGTGGTCATCAAGGGGCCGACCCGTATCGGCCGACACAATCGTATTTTTCAGTTTTCCTCGGTTGGCGAGGACACTCCTGACCTGAAGTACAAGGGGGAGCCAACCCGGCTGGTGATCGGCGATCACAACGTCGTGCGCGAAGGGGTAACGATCCATCGCGGGACCATTCAGGACCGTCACGAGACCACGATCGGCAATCACAACCTGATCATGGCCTACGCTCATATCGGTCATGACAGCGTCATTGGTGACCACTGCATCCTGGTAAACAACACCGCGCTGGCCGGGCATGTGCATGTGGGTGACTGGGCCATTCTCTCCGGCTACACCCTGGTCCATCAGTTCTGCAGGATCGGTGCGCACAGTTTTTCCGGTATGGGGACGGCGATCGGCAAGGACGTACCCGCTTTCGTTACCGTTTTCGGCAATCCGGCCGAGGCGCGCAGCATGAATTTCGAGGGCATGCGCCGGCGGGGCTTCAGCGACGCGGCGATCCATGCCCTGCGGCAGGCCTACAAGGTCGTCTATCGCAAAGGCCTGACGGTGGAGGCTGCGCTTGGTGAGCTTGCCGAAGCGGCTGAGCAGTTCCCCGAGGTTGCGGTATTCCGCGACTCCATCAAGGCCTCGACGCGCGGCATTACACGCTGA
- a CDS encoding phosphatidate cytidylyltransferase, translating to MLKQRIITAAILLPIALIGFFLLEGLAFAIFIGVAVTLGGWEWARLAGFSSQSVRVGYAAGVALLLAVLYANPALAAWVLAAAIAWWVFATFLVLGYPQSRRYWGGAGGSLAFGFLVLLPAWQALVLLKQWPMGNWLIVAVMVLVWVADIGAYFSGRRFGRRKLAPEVSPGKSWEGLFGGLVASLLVTVGVGLYRDWAPRELVLALLGAAVVVLISVIGDLTESMFKRNAGIKDSSQLLPGHGGVMDRIDSLTAAVPVFAVLLWLAGWGAL from the coding sequence ATGCTGAAACAACGAATCATCACCGCGGCGATTCTTCTGCCGATCGCCCTGATCGGTTTCTTTCTGCTCGAGGGGCTGGCGTTCGCCATCTTTATCGGCGTTGCAGTTACCTTGGGGGGCTGGGAATGGGCCCGGCTCGCGGGTTTCTCTTCGCAGTCGGTGAGAGTTGGCTACGCGGCAGGCGTGGCGTTGCTGCTTGCGGTGCTCTATGCCAATCCGGCTCTCGCCGCCTGGGTGCTTGCTGCGGCAATTGCCTGGTGGGTTTTTGCGACCTTCCTGGTGCTGGGTTATCCGCAAAGCCGTCGTTACTGGGGAGGGGCAGGCGGCAGCCTCGCCTTTGGTTTCCTGGTGCTGCTGCCTGCCTGGCAGGCCTTGGTGCTGCTCAAACAGTGGCCGATGGGGAACTGGTTGATCGTGGCGGTGATGGTGCTGGTGTGGGTTGCCGATATCGGTGCGTATTTTTCCGGGCGGCGCTTCGGTCGGCGCAAGCTCGCTCCCGAGGTCAGTCCCGGCAAGAGCTGGGAGGGCCTGTTCGGCGGCCTGGTAGCGAGCCTGCTTGTTACCGTTGGCGTCGGGTTGTACCGCGATTGGGCTCCGCGTGAGCTCGTACTCGCGTTGCTTGGGGCGGCGGTGGTGGTGTTGATCTCGGTGATCGGCGATCTCACCGAAAGCATGTTCAAGCGCAATGCGGGCATCAAGGACAGCAGTCAGCTGCTTCCGGGTCACGGCGGTGTCATGGACCGGATCGACAGCCTGACGGCCGCGGTGCCGGTGTTTGCCGTGCTGTTGTGGTTGGCTGGGTGGGGGGCGCTGTGA